The Corynebacterium camporealensis genome contains a region encoding:
- a CDS encoding acyl-CoA carboxylase subunit beta, producing the protein MTDPKTTAGKIEGLARRLEQSRAPMGSQVLEDTHSAGRLSARERVEALVDAGSFVETDALARHRSTAFGREHDRPYTDGIITGYGTVEDRKVCIFSQDATVFDGTLGEVYAEKLGKIYELAMKTGVPVIGLYESTGPRVQEGIVTLAGYARTLAQITRASGLIPQISVVVGDTSGAAAFAPTLADVLIVTEGTNLHQAAGHIAGAEPAEYGSAAVHANAGTAHLVAEDDKQAVSLARDIAAYLPANNRAEAPRVAAEVAEGSIADNIGERERPLNAVIPDNAAEAYDMREVINTVVDPDTFFELSAQAAENMITGFAYIEGRVVGIVANQPLVLAGAIDSAASEKAARFIRTCDAFNTPVIQFVDSPGFVPTPEEEKSGLLRRASKLAFAQAEATVGTLTVITRKAIGPAYVFMGAKDLGADLVYAWPTAEIAVTQASQAALAIYGDDADEQREEELAEQFLHPYAAAERGLVDSVIEPAATRGYLAEALRLLERKIVSQPPKKHGNITL; encoded by the coding sequence ATGACTGATCCGAAAACCACTGCTGGGAAGATCGAGGGGCTGGCCCGCCGCCTCGAGCAGTCGCGTGCCCCGATGGGGTCGCAGGTTCTGGAAGATACCCACTCCGCAGGTCGCCTCAGCGCCCGTGAGCGCGTGGAGGCTCTCGTCGATGCCGGCTCTTTCGTCGAAACTGACGCCCTGGCGCGCCATCGCTCGACCGCGTTTGGTCGCGAGCACGACCGCCCGTATACCGATGGCATTATCACCGGTTACGGCACGGTCGAAGACCGCAAGGTCTGCATTTTTAGCCAGGACGCTACGGTCTTCGACGGCACTTTAGGCGAGGTTTACGCTGAAAAGCTCGGCAAGATTTATGAGCTCGCCATGAAGACTGGTGTGCCGGTCATTGGCCTGTATGAGTCGACTGGCCCACGTGTGCAGGAGGGCATCGTCACGCTTGCTGGCTACGCACGCACCCTGGCGCAGATTACGCGCGCCTCCGGCCTGATCCCGCAGATTAGCGTCGTTGTTGGTGATACCTCTGGTGCGGCTGCTTTTGCGCCCACGCTTGCCGATGTCCTCATCGTCACCGAAGGCACCAACCTCCACCAAGCTGCCGGTCACATCGCCGGTGCGGAGCCTGCCGAGTACGGCAGCGCCGCCGTCCACGCGAACGCGGGTACCGCGCACCTGGTGGCCGAGGACGACAAGCAGGCCGTATCGCTGGCCCGCGATATTGCGGCCTACCTGCCGGCCAACAACCGCGCCGAGGCCCCGCGCGTGGCTGCCGAAGTTGCCGAAGGTTCCATCGCGGACAACATCGGTGAGCGCGAGCGCCCACTGAACGCGGTTATCCCGGACAACGCTGCTGAGGCCTACGACATGCGCGAGGTCATCAACACCGTCGTGGATCCGGATACCTTCTTTGAGCTCTCCGCCCAGGCGGCGGAGAATATGATCACCGGCTTTGCCTACATCGAAGGCCGCGTGGTCGGCATCGTCGCCAACCAGCCGCTGGTGCTGGCCGGCGCGATTGATTCGGCTGCCTCGGAGAAGGCCGCGCGTTTCATCCGCACTTGCGATGCCTTCAACACCCCGGTGATCCAGTTCGTTGACTCCCCCGGTTTCGTGCCGACGCCGGAGGAAGAAAAGTCGGGCCTGCTGCGTCGCGCGTCGAAGCTGGCGTTCGCGCAGGCTGAGGCCACCGTCGGTACTCTGACTGTGATTACCCGCAAGGCCATCGGTCCGGCCTATGTCTTCATGGGCGCTAAGGACCTCGGCGCAGACTTGGTCTACGCCTGGCCGACCGCGGAAATTGCAGTGACCCAGGCCTCCCAGGCAGCACTCGCCATCTACGGCGACGATGCCGACGAGCAGCGCGAGGAAGAACTCGCCGAGCAGTTCCTGCATCCTTATGCTGCAGCAGAGCGTGGCCTGGTCGATAGCGTCATCGAGCCAGCCGCAACGCGTGGTTATCTCGCTGAGGCCCTGCGTCTGCTCGAGCGCAAGATCGTGTCCCAACCGCCGAAGAAGCACGGCAACATCACCCTCTAA
- a CDS encoding metallophosphoesterase family protein encodes MALSRRNFLASSSLLAAATTTAVASTSPAIAAPLAAAPQLAAKDNSIELNFDRSGAFKVIQFNDTQDNHLTDTRTIEFMGKVLDEEKPGFALINGDVINGDPSTAEEVYQAINNVVLPMEERGIPWALTFGNHDEDSAEDNNTGVRHAQMVEFIRSYRHNCNAPAETGGYGASNTLLTLHDAHRPRFAFWLLDSGRYRPDELGGQNAEELPSYDYIHPQQIQWYTQASDALAEQAGHTIEGLMFFHIPTFEHRDMWFGGPYNDGLIDHKRAVETHGIVGDKNEDVYVGAFNSGIYAAAQARGDIRGMYCGHDHINTYMGNYFGIELGYGPGTGFGTYGLADGTPKQHTLRGARVFEFNANDAAVYTGTRTVFAKDLGVDMSIIRQELDAPAKFPGYVRIPGAASHPDASSDNPGSSLSSSGSSTGSSR; translated from the coding sequence GTGGCACTGTCCCGACGTAATTTCTTGGCCTCCAGCTCACTGCTGGCGGCCGCAACAACCACCGCGGTGGCGTCAACTTCCCCCGCTATCGCGGCGCCGCTAGCTGCCGCTCCTCAGCTAGCGGCGAAAGACAACTCCATAGAACTCAATTTTGACCGCTCTGGAGCATTCAAGGTCATCCAGTTCAACGACACCCAGGACAATCACCTCACCGATACCCGCACCATCGAGTTCATGGGCAAGGTACTCGATGAGGAAAAGCCCGGGTTCGCGTTGATCAACGGCGATGTCATCAACGGCGATCCTTCCACCGCGGAGGAGGTCTACCAGGCGATTAACAACGTGGTTCTTCCCATGGAGGAACGCGGCATCCCGTGGGCGTTGACCTTCGGCAATCACGACGAAGATTCCGCTGAGGACAACAACACCGGTGTGCGCCATGCGCAGATGGTGGAGTTCATCCGCAGCTACCGCCACAATTGCAACGCCCCGGCTGAAACTGGTGGCTACGGCGCATCCAATACGTTGCTCACGCTTCACGATGCCCACCGCCCCCGCTTCGCCTTCTGGCTTCTGGACTCCGGTCGCTACCGCCCAGATGAACTAGGCGGCCAGAACGCCGAGGAACTGCCCAGCTACGACTACATCCACCCGCAACAAATCCAGTGGTATACCCAGGCATCCGATGCCCTAGCCGAGCAGGCTGGCCACACCATCGAAGGACTTATGTTTTTCCACATCCCTACTTTTGAACACCGCGACATGTGGTTCGGCGGGCCGTACAACGACGGCCTCATCGACCACAAGCGCGCTGTGGAAACGCATGGCATCGTCGGCGATAAGAACGAAGACGTCTACGTCGGCGCCTTTAACTCCGGTATCTATGCCGCCGCCCAAGCCCGCGGCGATATCCGCGGTATGTACTGCGGGCACGACCACATCAACACCTACATGGGCAACTACTTCGGCATCGAGCTCGGCTACGGCCCCGGCACCGGTTTCGGCACCTACGGGCTTGCCGATGGCACCCCGAAACAACACACCCTGCGCGGCGCCCGCGTCTTCGAATTCAACGCGAATGACGCCGCCGTCTACACCGGCACCCGCACCGTCTTCGCCAAAGACCTAGGCGTTGACATGTCCATCATCCGCCAAGAACTCGACGCTCCCGCAAAGTTCCCCGGCTACGTCCGCATCCCCGGGGCCGCCTCGCACCCAGATGCAAGTTCCGATAATCCAGGTTCATCGCTATCATCCAGCGGAAGTTCCACTGGAAGTTCCCGTTGA
- a CDS encoding acyl-CoA carboxylase subunit beta, whose product MTISSHLPELDSLNDVTTTAEKIAELKRRRAEAKAPMGDAAHEKVHAAGRLTARERLDYLLDEGSFVETDMLAKHRTTDFGMGAKRPSTDGIVTGWGTIDGREVCIFSQDGTVFGGALGEVYGEKMVKIQKLAVTTGRPLIGLYEGAGARIQDGAVSLDWIAQTFYQNIEASGVVPQISVIMGACAGGNAYSPALTDFVVMVKEKSKMFVTGPDVIKTVTSEEVTQEELGGADIHMAQAGNSHYTASSDEDALDWVHDLVGFLPSNNRQRSPFEPYPQLDEETADDLTLDTLIPDSPTQPYDIKTVIEAITDDGEYLEIQADRAENVVVAFGRIEGQTVGFVANQPQVLAGCLDIDSSEKAARFIRTCDSFNIPLVLLVDVPGFLPGTSQEHAGILRRGAKLLYAYGEATVPKITVTLRKAYGGAYCVMGSKGLGADVNLAWPTAQIAVMGAAGAVGFIYRKEIKKAQEGGIDVAELTKSFEREYEDQMLNPYKAAERGLIDAVILPSETRTQIAKNLRLYSDKNVARPARKHGNIPL is encoded by the coding sequence ATGACCATTTCCTCACATTTGCCGGAACTCGATAGCTTGAACGACGTCACGACCACCGCGGAGAAAATCGCGGAACTGAAACGTCGGCGTGCCGAGGCCAAAGCGCCGATGGGCGATGCTGCCCACGAGAAGGTGCACGCCGCCGGTCGACTCACCGCGCGCGAACGCTTGGATTACCTGCTCGACGAGGGTTCCTTCGTCGAAACGGACATGCTGGCCAAGCACCGCACCACCGACTTCGGCATGGGCGCTAAGCGTCCGTCCACCGATGGCATTGTCACCGGCTGGGGCACCATCGATGGCCGCGAAGTCTGCATCTTTAGCCAGGACGGTACCGTCTTCGGCGGTGCGCTCGGTGAGGTCTATGGCGAAAAGATGGTAAAGATCCAAAAGCTCGCCGTCACCACGGGCCGCCCCCTGATCGGCCTGTACGAAGGTGCCGGTGCCCGCATCCAGGACGGTGCGGTCTCCCTGGACTGGATTGCGCAGACCTTCTACCAGAACATCGAAGCATCCGGCGTCGTCCCGCAAATTTCCGTCATTATGGGCGCGTGCGCTGGTGGCAACGCCTACTCCCCTGCCCTGACCGACTTCGTGGTCATGGTCAAAGAAAAGTCCAAGATGTTCGTCACCGGCCCGGACGTCATCAAGACAGTCACCAGCGAGGAAGTCACTCAGGAAGAACTCGGTGGCGCTGATATCCACATGGCCCAGGCTGGTAACTCCCATTACACCGCGTCCTCCGACGAAGACGCCCTGGATTGGGTCCACGACCTGGTCGGCTTCCTGCCGTCGAATAACCGCCAGCGCTCGCCTTTCGAGCCTTATCCGCAACTCGACGAGGAAACCGCCGACGACCTCACCCTGGATACCCTCATCCCGGATTCGCCGACCCAGCCTTATGACATCAAGACCGTCATTGAGGCCATCACCGATGACGGCGAGTACCTGGAAATCCAAGCCGACCGCGCGGAGAACGTCGTCGTGGCTTTCGGTCGCATCGAAGGCCAGACCGTTGGCTTCGTGGCCAACCAGCCGCAGGTCCTCGCCGGCTGCCTGGATATCGATTCCTCCGAGAAGGCCGCACGCTTCATCCGCACCTGCGATTCCTTCAACATTCCGCTGGTCCTGCTTGTCGATGTCCCCGGCTTCCTCCCTGGCACCTCCCAGGAGCACGCCGGCATCCTGCGCCGCGGTGCGAAGCTGCTCTACGCCTACGGTGAGGCCACCGTCCCGAAGATCACCGTCACCCTGCGCAAGGCCTACGGCGGCGCGTACTGCGTGATGGGCTCCAAGGGCTTGGGCGCCGACGTCAACCTGGCGTGGCCGACCGCGCAGATTGCCGTGATGGGCGCTGCCGGTGCCGTGGGCTTCATCTACCGCAAGGAAATCAAGAAGGCCCAGGAAGGCGGCATCGATGTTGCCGAGCTGACCAAGTCCTTCGAGCGCGAGTACGAAGACCAGATGCTCAACCCGTATAAGGCCGCGGAGCGCGGACTTATCGACGCAGTCATCCTGCCTTCTGAAACCCGCACCCAGATTGCCAAGAACCTGCGCCTGTACTCCGACAAGAATGTTGCTCGCCCGGCGCGCAAGCACGGCAATATTCCGCTCTAA
- the treS gene encoding maltose alpha-D-glucosyltransferase produces the protein MSWHDNAVFYQALVGSFHDHQGEGVGTLRGVIAKLDYLKWLGIDCLWLSPFYASPLRDDGYDIADYFDIHPDYGTMDDFDELVEEAHARGIRIMTDLALNHTSDQHPWFQASRKDPDGPYGDYYVWSDNPDRYPEIRIIFTDVETSNWAWDEERQQYYFHRFYSHQPDLNYDNPAVHEEIFKIISFWMDKGLDGFRLDAIPYLYERDEVGGESLPETIEFIESIRAFIDKHYPEAIMIAEANQPPAETMQFFGEGNRFHMVFNFPLMPRIYQAMAMSDATPIYDILGEMPPLPKGCAWGNFLRNHDELTLEMVDAANRELLYDAYLPHEGMRAHVGIARRLAPLMQHDQRRIEMLYALLLALPGAPFLYYGDEIGMGDAPQLPDRYAVRTPMQWEPGPGAGFSTALQTRRPIVGGEGTSVAEQRDDAHSLLNRVRELIAARKTSPDLHDAEQDMELVETGEKAVFGFQRGKTLCLFNFSEEPVDLGPVELDAFGYAWVPVEA, from the coding sequence ATGAGCTGGCACGACAACGCAGTGTTCTACCAAGCCTTAGTAGGTAGTTTCCACGACCACCAAGGCGAAGGCGTGGGCACCTTACGCGGTGTGATTGCCAAATTGGACTACCTCAAATGGCTCGGCATCGATTGCTTGTGGCTCTCGCCTTTCTACGCTTCCCCGCTGCGTGATGACGGCTACGACATCGCCGACTACTTCGACATCCATCCCGATTACGGCACGATGGACGACTTCGACGAGCTCGTCGAGGAAGCCCATGCCCGCGGCATTCGCATCATGACGGACCTGGCGCTCAACCACACCAGCGACCAGCACCCGTGGTTCCAAGCTTCCCGCAAGGACCCGGACGGACCCTACGGCGACTACTACGTCTGGAGCGACAACCCGGACCGCTACCCGGAAATCCGCATCATCTTCACCGATGTGGAAACTTCCAACTGGGCCTGGGATGAGGAGCGCCAGCAGTACTACTTCCACCGTTTCTACTCCCACCAGCCGGACCTCAACTACGACAACCCGGCCGTGCACGAGGAAATCTTTAAGATCATTTCCTTCTGGATGGACAAGGGCCTCGACGGCTTCCGCCTCGATGCAATTCCCTATCTCTACGAGCGCGATGAAGTCGGCGGTGAGTCGCTGCCGGAGACGATTGAGTTTATTGAGTCAATTCGTGCGTTCATCGATAAGCACTACCCCGAAGCCATCATGATTGCCGAAGCCAACCAGCCCCCGGCGGAGACCATGCAATTTTTTGGCGAGGGCAATCGCTTCCACATGGTGTTTAACTTCCCGCTCATGCCGCGGATTTACCAGGCGATGGCGATGTCGGATGCCACCCCTATCTACGACATCCTCGGTGAAATGCCGCCGCTGCCGAAGGGCTGTGCGTGGGGCAATTTCTTGCGCAACCACGACGAGCTCACCTTGGAGATGGTGGATGCGGCTAATCGCGAATTGCTTTACGATGCCTACCTGCCCCACGAAGGAATGCGTGCTCACGTGGGCATCGCTAGGCGTTTGGCACCGTTGATGCAGCATGACCAGCGCCGCATCGAGATGCTCTATGCATTGCTGCTGGCCCTGCCGGGTGCCCCATTTTTGTACTACGGCGATGAGATTGGCATGGGTGATGCCCCGCAACTGCCGGACCGTTATGCCGTGCGCACCCCGATGCAGTGGGAACCGGGCCCGGGTGCAGGATTTAGTACTGCCCTGCAGACCCGCCGCCCCATCGTCGGTGGCGAAGGCACCTCCGTGGCCGAGCAGCGTGACGATGCCCATTCGCTGCTCAACCGCGTGCGCGAACTAATTGCAGCGCGCAAAACCTCGCCCGACCTACACGATGCCGAACAGGACATGGAACTGGTCGAGACCGGCGAGAAGGCCGTCTTCGGTTTCCAACGCGGTAAGACGCTGTGCCTGTTCAACTTCTCCGAGGAACCAGTGGACTTAGGGCCGGTGGAGTTGGATGCTTTTGGCTACGCGTGGGTGCCAGTGGAGGCCTAG
- a CDS encoding carbohydrate ABC transporter permease translates to MRSFGHYAGIIFIMFWGLAPFYWMVVTALRHKDYTFDTTPWPTHITLDNFRDALATDKGNDFLGALGNSLFISLVTTAIAVAIGVFTAYALARYNFPGKGIVTGIILAASMFPAIALVTPLFQLFGSLEWIGTYRAMIIPNISFALPLTIYTLLSFFRQLPWELEEAARVDGASRSQAFRLILLPLAAPALFTTAIIAFITTWNEFMLARQLSTTATEPVTVAIARFSGPSSFEYPYAATMAAGALVTIPLVIMVLVFQHRIVAGLTAGGVKA, encoded by the coding sequence ATGCGTAGTTTCGGTCATTACGCAGGCATCATCTTCATCATGTTCTGGGGTCTCGCGCCCTTCTACTGGATGGTGGTTACCGCCTTACGCCACAAGGACTACACCTTCGATACCACCCCATGGCCTACCCACATCACGCTGGATAACTTCCGCGACGCACTGGCCACCGACAAGGGCAATGACTTCCTCGGCGCGCTGGGGAACTCGTTGTTCATCTCCCTGGTCACCACCGCGATTGCCGTGGCCATTGGCGTGTTTACCGCCTACGCCCTGGCCCGCTACAACTTCCCGGGCAAGGGCATTGTCACCGGCATCATCCTGGCAGCCTCGATGTTCCCGGCCATCGCTTTGGTCACCCCGCTCTTCCAGCTCTTCGGCAGCCTGGAATGGATTGGTACCTACCGCGCGATGATCATTCCGAATATTTCTTTCGCACTGCCGCTGACCATCTACACGCTGCTCAGCTTTTTCCGCCAGCTACCGTGGGAATTGGAGGAAGCAGCCCGGGTGGATGGGGCATCGCGAAGCCAGGCATTCCGGCTGATTTTGCTGCCGCTGGCCGCACCAGCGTTGTTTACAACCGCTATCATCGCGTTTATCACGACCTGGAATGAGTTTATGTTGGCCCGACAGCTATCGACGACCGCGACCGAGCCGGTCACCGTGGCCATCGCGCGCTTTTCCGGTCCTAGCTCCTTCGAATACCCCTATGCGGCCACGATGGCTGCGGGCGCACTGGTGACCATCCCCTTGGTCATTATGGTGCTGGTCTTCCAGCACCGCATCGTCGCAGGCTTGACCGCCGGCGGAGTAAAGGCCTAA
- a CDS encoding carbohydrate ABC transporter permease codes for MLIAPALIALAVVIGYPIIRAIFLSFQGNRQLNPETGLFEEGGFAGLENYLYWINNRCMDATGMASACPPGVIATDFWPAVRVTLFFTVTTVLLETILGLFMALIMNGNYRGRGLVRAAVLIPWAIPTAVTAKLWQFMFAPDGIVNSLLDANIAWTTDPFYARMAVIIADVWKTAPFMALLILAGLQMIPRDVYDAAKVDGANRVQTFFRITLPLVRPALMVAVLFRTLDALRMYDLPVIMISASSNAPTATISQLVVEDMRQGNFNSASALSTLIFLLIFFVAFILVRFLGADFSKQKGA; via the coding sequence ATGCTCATCGCACCGGCGCTCATTGCGTTGGCGGTGGTGATTGGCTATCCGATTATCCGCGCTATCTTTTTGTCCTTCCAGGGCAATAGGCAGCTGAATCCAGAAACGGGCCTCTTCGAGGAAGGCGGCTTTGCCGGCCTAGAGAACTACCTGTACTGGATTAACAACCGCTGTATGGACGCCACGGGTATGGCGTCTGCCTGCCCGCCGGGTGTGATTGCGACGGACTTTTGGCCCGCAGTGCGCGTCACGCTGTTCTTTACTGTCACCACGGTGTTGCTGGAAACCATCCTGGGTCTGTTCATGGCGTTGATTATGAACGGCAACTACCGCGGTCGCGGTCTGGTCCGCGCGGCGGTGCTGATTCCGTGGGCCATTCCGACTGCGGTGACGGCGAAGCTGTGGCAGTTCATGTTCGCCCCCGATGGCATAGTGAACTCTCTTCTCGATGCCAACATCGCCTGGACCACCGACCCCTTCTACGCGCGCATGGCCGTAATTATCGCGGACGTGTGGAAGACCGCGCCGTTTATGGCGCTGTTGATTCTGGCAGGTCTGCAAATGATTCCGCGGGATGTGTATGACGCCGCGAAAGTCGATGGCGCCAATCGCGTCCAGACCTTCTTCCGGATTACGTTGCCGCTGGTGCGCCCCGCGCTCATGGTGGCAGTACTCTTCCGCACCCTGGACGCGCTGCGCATGTACGACCTGCCAGTGATTATGATTTCGGCCTCCTCCAACGCCCCGACTGCCACGATTTCACAGCTGGTCGTCGAGGACATGCGGCAGGGCAACTTCAATTCCGCCTCGGCGCTCTCAACGCTGATCTTCTTGCTGATCTTCTTCGTCGCATTCATCCTGGTGCGCTTTTTGGGCGCGGACTTTTCCAAGCAGAAGGGAGCCTAA
- a CDS encoding ABC transporter substrate-binding protein, protein MKKSFLRSARTGAIATTATVALVLAGCSSDDSASENGAAGGDDANGGDGRGPITFAMGKNDTDKLIPIIEKWNEEHPDEEVTLSELAGEADAQRETLVQSLQSGNADYDVMALDVTWTAEFAANQWLQPLTDDFETDTSSLLDSTVESATYNDTLYALPQNTNGQLLFRNTDLVDEAPETFDDIRSACEALEEDTDCLTMTLKQYEGLALNTAGFMEGWGGSVLDDDGNVTVDSEESKEGLQAMVDAYEDGTISADSTAATEEETNMTFTEGDTAFAVNWPYMFANSEDAGLNFEVQPLVGKDGVGVSTLGGYNNGININSENKATALEFMEFIINEENQKSFAEASFPPVLASIYDDESLVEQHPYLPALKESLENAAPRPVSPFYAAISKAIQDNAYAALTDGKSVDDATTDMKAAIESASQG, encoded by the coding sequence ATGAAGAAATCCTTCCTGCGCTCCGCGCGCACTGGCGCTATCGCCACCACCGCTACTGTTGCCCTTGTATTGGCGGGTTGTTCCTCTGATGATTCCGCATCGGAGAACGGCGCTGCCGGCGGCGACGATGCCAACGGTGGTGACGGCCGCGGCCCCATCACTTTTGCGATGGGTAAGAATGACACCGACAAGCTGATTCCGATCATCGAGAAGTGGAACGAAGAGCACCCGGACGAAGAGGTCACCCTGAGCGAGCTGGCCGGTGAGGCTGACGCCCAGCGCGAGACCCTGGTGCAGTCCCTGCAGTCCGGCAACGCTGACTACGACGTCATGGCTCTCGATGTCACCTGGACTGCGGAGTTCGCCGCAAACCAGTGGCTGCAGCCGCTTACCGATGACTTCGAGACCGACACCTCTTCCCTGCTGGATTCCACCGTGGAGTCGGCAACCTACAACGACACCCTCTACGCCCTGCCGCAGAACACCAACGGTCAGCTGCTGTTCCGCAACACCGACCTGGTCGATGAGGCTCCGGAGACCTTCGACGACATCCGCTCGGCATGTGAGGCACTCGAAGAGGACACCGACTGCCTGACCATGACCTTAAAGCAGTACGAGGGCCTGGCCCTGAACACCGCAGGCTTCATGGAAGGCTGGGGCGGTTCCGTGCTAGACGACGATGGCAACGTCACCGTGGATTCCGAAGAGTCCAAGGAAGGCCTGCAGGCCATGGTCGATGCCTACGAAGACGGCACCATTTCTGCTGATTCCACCGCAGCTACCGAGGAAGAGACCAACATGACCTTCACCGAGGGCGATACCGCCTTCGCTGTGAACTGGCCGTACATGTTCGCCAACTCTGAGGATGCAGGTCTGAACTTCGAGGTGCAGCCGCTGGTCGGCAAGGACGGCGTTGGTGTCTCCACCCTGGGTGGCTACAACAACGGCATCAACATCAACTCCGAGAACAAGGCCACCGCACTGGAGTTCATGGAGTTCATCATCAACGAAGAAAACCAGAAGTCCTTCGCTGAGGCTTCCTTCCCGCCGGTTCTGGCTTCCATCTACGACGATGAGTCCCTGGTTGAGCAGCACCCGTACCTGCCGGCTCTGAAGGAATCCCTGGAAAACGCCGCACCGCGTCCGGTGTCTCCGTTCTACGCAGCGATTTCTAAGGCTATCCAGGACAACGCTTACGCAGCGCTGACCGACGGCAAGTCTGTCGACGATGCCACCACCGACATGAAGGCAGCCATCGAGTCTGCTTCCCAGGGGTAA
- a CDS encoding ABC transporter ATP-binding protein — translation MAKVTFEKVNITYPGASTPTVKDLDLDIADGEFLVLVGPSGCGKSTTLRSLAGLEPTSGGRILIGDKDVTGLEPGQRDIAMVFQNYALYPHLTVAENMGFALKLQKLPKQEIRAKVEEAAEILGLQDYLERKPKDLSGGQRQRVAMGRAIVRNPQVFLMDEPLSNLDAKLRVQTRAELASLQQRLGTTTVYVTHDQVEAMTMGDRVAVLKDGILQQVAPPRELYDAPANEFVAGFIGSPAMNIFDYDGHRVGVRPEAMTIGAAGPAVLHGEVDIIEELGAESYVYALTPEGRMVARAEHGEVPHRGDKVDMSFDPAAAHRFHPDTGARI, via the coding sequence ATGGCAAAGGTCACTTTTGAAAAGGTCAACATTACGTATCCAGGCGCATCGACGCCGACGGTAAAGGACCTGGACTTAGATATCGCAGACGGTGAGTTTCTGGTGCTCGTGGGCCCGTCTGGCTGCGGAAAGTCCACTACGCTGCGCTCTTTGGCGGGCTTGGAGCCAACCTCCGGTGGGCGGATTTTGATTGGTGATAAAGACGTCACCGGTTTAGAGCCCGGCCAGCGCGATATTGCGATGGTGTTTCAAAATTATGCGTTGTACCCGCACCTGACTGTGGCGGAGAACATGGGTTTTGCGCTGAAGCTGCAAAAGCTTCCTAAGCAGGAGATTCGCGCCAAGGTGGAAGAGGCCGCGGAGATTTTGGGCCTGCAGGATTATCTGGAGCGCAAGCCGAAGGACCTGTCGGGCGGTCAGCGCCAGCGCGTGGCCATGGGGCGTGCGATTGTGCGTAACCCGCAGGTGTTTTTGATGGACGAGCCGCTGTCCAACCTGGATGCGAAGCTGCGCGTGCAAACCCGTGCGGAACTGGCCAGCTTGCAGCAGCGCCTGGGCACCACGACGGTGTATGTGACCCACGACCAGGTCGAGGCGATGACCATGGGCGACCGCGTGGCTGTGCTCAAAGATGGCATTTTGCAGCAGGTGGCACCACCGCGCGAGCTTTACGATGCCCCCGCCAACGAATTCGTCGCCGGCTTCATCGGCTCGCCTGCCATGAATATCTTTGACTACGACGGACATCGCGTTGGTGTGCGCCCGGAGGCAATGACGATTGGTGCTGCAGGCCCCGCGGTGTTGCACGGCGAAGTCGACATCATAGAAGAACTCGGTGCCGAATCCTATGTTTATGCCCTGACACCTGAGGGGCGCATGGTGGCCCGTGCCGAGCACGGTGAGGTACCCCACCGGGGCGACAAGGTAGACATGAGCTTCGATCCTGCGGCCGCGCATCGCTTCCATCCGGACACGGGGGCACGGATTTAA
- a CDS encoding biotin--[acetyl-CoA-carboxylase] ligase — protein MTGLDIAHLRHALALEFPRIDHVRETGSTNADLLNDAAPLNRAVLFADVQTSARGRLGRSWSAPADAQLITSVMLLPESVEHLGTLPLAAGLAVTDTVDGAVLKWPNDVLYDGKKLCGILAERAGDGRVVLGIGLNVSLTREQLPVSHATSLLLEGHSTDRTVVAESLLRNLSTRLDQWESQSPELLDDYRAVCSTLGQQVRLEAPGGDIVGRADGIGEDGSINVGGKFYYAGDITHLRPAEDA, from the coding sequence ATGACCGGACTTGATATCGCGCACCTGCGCCACGCCTTGGCCTTAGAGTTTCCTCGCATTGACCACGTCCGCGAAACTGGCTCCACCAACGCAGACCTGCTTAACGATGCCGCACCGCTGAACCGCGCCGTCCTGTTTGCCGATGTGCAAACCTCCGCCCGCGGCCGCCTGGGCCGTTCCTGGAGCGCACCTGCCGATGCCCAACTCATCACCTCGGTCATGCTGCTTCCAGAATCCGTTGAACACCTGGGCACCCTGCCCTTGGCCGCCGGCCTGGCCGTGACCGATACCGTCGACGGCGCTGTGCTCAAATGGCCCAACGACGTGCTTTACGACGGCAAAAAGCTCTGCGGCATCCTCGCCGAACGCGCAGGCGACGGCCGTGTCGTCTTAGGTATCGGCCTGAACGTTTCTTTGACCCGCGAGCAGCTCCCCGTCTCGCACGCTACTTCGTTGCTGTTGGAAGGACACTCCACCGACCGCACTGTGGTCGCCGAGTCGTTGCTACGGAACCTGTCCACCCGCCTGGACCAGTGGGAATCCCAGTCTCCGGAATTGCTCGATGACTACCGCGCAGTTTGTTCCACGCTCGGCCAACAGGTCCGCTTGGAAGCCCCCGGCGGTGACATCGTTGGTCGCGCCGACGGCATCGGCGAGGATGGCAGCATTAACGTCGGCGGAAAGTTCTACTACGCTGGGGACATCACCCACCTGCGACCAGCGGAGGATGCATGA